Proteins co-encoded in one Setaria viridis chromosome 9, Setaria_viridis_v4.0, whole genome shotgun sequence genomic window:
- the LOC117839685 gene encoding uncharacterized protein translates to MKGGGAIVMHSAAGKQQALKSKTSSLFLYILLLYILLPVLVLYVAALAVSPFYSRPCPPGSGAAVSRLAAAADAKGNNAGRSSSSSTSAMLSPPTKARPNPKPSEDAAPTGLRHIVFGIGASSSLWASRREYIKVWWRPGEMRGFVWLDKPVPELYSRNASTGLPGIRISANTSGFPYTHGAGSRSALRITRIVSESFRLGLPGARWFVMGDDDTVFFPDNLAEVLSRYDHTQPYYIGSPSESHIQNLIFSYGMAFGGGGFAVSAALAAQLARMQDGCIQRYPALHGSDDRVHACMSELGVPLTWHPGFHQCDLWGDVLGLLGAHPVAPLVTLHHLDFLQPVFPTVKSRTTALRRLFAGPVALDPAAVAQQSVCYDGGKEWTVSVAWGFAVVVVRGVLSPREMETPMRTFLNWYRRADYTAYAFNTRAVARQPCQRPQVHYMRQSRLDRRRNTTVTEYERHRVPAAPCRWRIPDPAALLDRVVVLKKPDPDLWKRLRCAVHSPRRNCCRVVSSPTKGKDRRMTIDVGVCREGEFARV, encoded by the exons ATGAAAGGAGGAGGCGCCATTGTCATGCACTCCGCCGCCGGCAAGCAGCAGGCGCTCAAGTCCAAGACCTCCTCCTTGTTCCTCtacatcctcctcctctacatACTCCTGCCCGTGCTGGTGCTCTACgtggccgcgctcgccgtctCCCCGTTCTACTCCCGCCCGTGCCCGCCGGGCAGCGGTGCCGCCGTCTCTCGtctcgcggccgcggcggatgcCAAGGGGAATAATGCCggcaggtcgtcgtcgtcgtctacATCGGCCATGCTTTCGCCGCCAACAAAGGCCCGGCCGAATCCGAAGCCGTCCGAGGACGCCGCGCCGACCGGGCTGCGCCACATCGTGTTCGGCAtcggcgcgtcgtcgtcgctctGGGCGAGCCGGCGGGAGTACATCAAGGTGTGGTGGCGGCCGGGTGAGATGCGCGGCTTCGTGTGGCTGGACAAGCCGGTGCCGGAGCTCTACTCCAGGAACGCCTCCACGGGGCTCCCCGGCATCAGGATCAGCGCCAACACGTCCGGGTTCCCCTACACGCACGGCGCCGGCAGCCGGTCGGCTCTGCGGATCACGCGCATCGTCTCGGAGAGCTTCCGTCTGGGCCTCCCGGGCGCCCGGTGGTTCGTCATGGGCGACGACGACACGGTGTTCTTCCCGGACAACCTGGCGGAGGTGCTGTCCCGGTACGATCACACGCAGCCGTACTACATCGGGAGCCCGTCGGAGAGCCACATCCAGAACCTCATCTTCTCGTACGGCATggcgttcggcggcggcgggttcgccgtgagcgcggcgctggcggcgcagCTTGCGCGCATGCAGGACGGTTGCATCCAGCGGTACCCCGCGCTGCACGGCAGCGACGACCGCGTCCACGCGTGCATGTCGGAGCTGGGCGTGCCCCTGACGTGGCACCCCGGGTTCCACCAGTGCGACCTGTGGGGCGATGTGCTGGGCCTCCTGGGCGCGCACCCGGTGGCGCCGCTGGTGACGCTGCACCACCTCGACTTTTTGCAGCCGGTGTTCCCGACGGTGAAGTCGCGGACGACGGCGCTGCGGCGGCTGTTCGCGGGGCCCGTGGCGCTGGACCCGGCCGCCGTAGCGCAGCAGTCGGTGTGCTACGACGGCGGCAAGGAGTGGACGGTGTCGGTGGCGTGGGGGttcgcggtggtggtggtgcgcggGGTGCTGTCGCCGCGGGAGATGGAGACGCCGATGCGGACCTTCCTCAACTGGTACCGCCGCGCCGACTACACGGCATACGCGTTCAACACCCGGGCCGTGGCGCGCCAGCCCTGCCAGAGGCCGCAGGTGCACTACATGCGCCAGTCGCGGCTGGACCGGCGGCGGAACACCACGGTGACCGAGTACGAGCGCCACCGCGtgcccgccgcgccgtgccggTGGCGCATCCCGGACCCGGCCGCGCTGCTGGACCGCGTCGTCGTGCTCAAGAAGCCCGACCCCGACCTCTGGAAACGG TTGCGTTGCGCCGTGCATTCTCCGAGGAGGAACTGCTGCAGGGTGGTGTCGTCGCCGACCAAGGGGAAGGACCGGAGGATGACCATCGACGTCGGTGTCTGCAGAGAAGGCGAGTTCGCCAGGGTTTAG
- the LOC117839684 gene encoding homeobox protein BEL1 homolog, with protein sequence MAHDPNLGFADYFSAAADATAMEEGAPELYGLHADMEFLGSMRGGLAAMPAAAHGHGHSKAVLDDAGPNGGSANAATMQFLSAAGHHHQQQPSQAPLSLSLCRPDGGGVGVTLHEHLSGSSRHHQQQHPAPAAWMQNDYTAPTPQGPQHAGAWHLRSSKFLVPAQQLLQEFCSLPVDSAAASNKRAKAVTAKQPSSQQQQEDGGEGSSSSASWAPSPQIQAMDALELQRLKDKLYIMLEEVDRRYRRYCELMRSLAGGFEAVAGERAAAAYTALASRTISRHFRSLRDGIVAQLQAARKALGEKDVSVPGMTRGDTPRLRVLDQCIRQQKALTQAGMMESHPWRPQRGLPERAVTILRAWLFEHFLHPYPSDVDKHILARQTGLSRSQVSNWFINARVRLWKPMVEEMYVEEMKDGQLDDGGGSGGQHSVNPNPSSSHASEAHGGGAAGGREVADGGENGVDRKPTRAQLMHDTGSLASVVNIGGAGGGVSRLANFGIMDHLDFDAYGGGDQHNHQQAGGFGGVSLTLGLQQHDFHDGGGVNIAFGAPPSSAHHHGGGGAGYLFAAVGGQQMDGGVHQGHGHHVQFGAAGGIDGEAPPHAGQDHYRSLGAGFHLLRDLAG encoded by the exons ATGGCGCACGATCCCAACCTGGGTTTCGCGGACTacttctcggcggcggcggacgccacGGCCATGGAGGAAGGGGCGCCGGAGCTCTACGGCTTGCACGCCGACATGGAGTTCCTCGGCAGCATGCGAGGAGGCCTGGCCGCCATGCCTGCCGCGGCTCACGGCCACGGTCACAGCAAGGCCGTGCTCGACGACGCGGGGCCCAACGGCGGCTCCGCGAACGCGGCCACCATGCAGTTCCtgagcgccgccggccatcATCATCAGCAGCAGCCGAGCCAGGCGCCGCTGTCGCTGTCTCTGTGCCGGCCCGATGGCGGTGGCGTGGGCGTGACGTTGCACGAGCACCTCAGCGGCTCGTCCCGgcaccatcagcagcagcacccggcgccggcggcgtggatgcAGAACGACTACACCGCGCCCACGCCGCAGGGGCCGCAGCACGCGGGCGCGTGGCACCTGCGCAGCTCCAAGTTCCTCGTCCCGgcgcagcagctgctgcaggagTTCTGCAGCCTCCCCGtcgacagcgccgccgccagcaacAAGCGCGCCAAGGCGGTAACGGCAAAGCAGCCGTcgtcgcagcagcagcaagaagacggcggcgaagggtcgtcgtcgtcggcctccTGGGCCCCGTCGCCGCAGATCCAGGCCATGGACGCGCTGGAGCTGCAGCGGCTCAAGGACAAGCTCTACATCATGCTGGAAGAG GTGGACAGGAGATACCGGAGGTACTGCGAGCTGATGCGGTCGCTGGCGGGCGGGTTCGAGGCGGTGGCCggggagcgcgcggcggcggcgtacacGGCGCTAGCGTCGCGCACGATCTCGCGGCACTTCCGGAGCCTGCGGGACGGGATCGTGGCGCAGCTGCAGGCGGCGCGCAAGGCGCTCGGGGAGAAGGACGTGTCCGTGCCCGGGATGACGCGCGGGGACACGCCCCGGCTCAGGGTGCTCGACCAGTGCATCCGCCAGCAGAAGGCGCTCACCCAGGCCGGCATGATGGAGAGCCACCCATGGCGACCCCAGCGTGGCCTCCCCGAGCGCGCCGTCACCATCCTCCGCGCCTGGCTCTTCGAGCACTTCCTGCACCC GTATCCAAGCGACGTGGATAAGCACATTTTGGCTCGCCAGACAGGCCTCTCAAGGAGCCAG GTGTCCAACTGGTTCATCAATGCCCGGGTGAGGCTGTGGAAGCCGATGGTGGAGGAGATGTACGTGGAGGAGATGAAGGACGGCCAgctggacgacggcggcggcagcggggggcAGCACAGcgtaaaccctaaccctagcagCAGCCACGCCTCCgaggcgcacggcggcggcgccgccggggggcGCGAGGTGGCTGATGGCGGGGAGAACGGTGTCGACCGGAAGCCGACGCGGGCGCAGCTCATGCACGACACGGGGTCGCTAGCCTCGGTCGTGAAcatcggcggcgcgggcggcggcgtctcGCGGCTCGCGAACTTCGGCATCATGGACCACCTCGACTTCGAcgcgtacggcggcggcgaccagcaCAACCACCAGCAGGCCGGGGGCTTCGGCGGCGTGTCCCTGACGCTGGGCCTGCAGCAGCACGACttccacgacggcggcggcgtgaacATCGCGttcggcgcgccgccgtcgtccgcgcaccaccacggcggcggcggcgcggggtacCTGTTCGCGGCGGTAGGCGGCCAGCAGATGGACGGCGGCGTGCACCAGGGGCACGGACACCACGTCCAGTTCGGCGCGGCGGGTGGCATCGACGGCGaggcgccgccgcacgccgggCAGGACCACTACCGGAGTCTCGGCGCCGGGTTCCACCTGCTGCGCGACCTGGCCGGGTGA
- the LOC117836041 gene encoding uncharacterized protein — protein sequence MEKTKLQLPLPLVHGERLWARPWRWAKTAFFIVAMLASLLLVCAPPLLVVLLDLLLPPALLSNFLRAQAQAQAHSPSFAAELADQARAFRFGSSLVDLPAVSAARSLLILCAYTACGGGAAYMWVAVACSVASLCYVLAKAVAVFGVAGAATGLGLQGKGHLVAVEAMFLMSLALAAAHLAMAYRASCRERRRLLVYRIDVEAVRLKGGQTPKALKQCMV from the exons ATGGAGAAGACGAAGCTacagctgccgctgccgctggtgCACGGCGAGCGGCTCTGGGCGCGGCCGTGGCGGTGGGCCAAGACGGCCTTCTTCATCGTCGCCATGCTCGCCTCGCTGCTCCTCGtctgcgcgccgccgctcctcgtcgtgctcctcgacctcctcctcccgcccgcGCTCCTCTCCAACTTCCTCCGCGCGCAGGCCCAGGCGCAGGCGCACTCCCCCTCAttcgccgccgagctcgccgaCCAGGCCAGGGCCTTCCGCTTCGGCTCCTCGCTCGTCGACCtccccgccgtctccgccgcgcGCTCCCTCCTCATCCTCTGCGCCTACaccgcctgcggcggcggcgcggcataCATGTGGGTGGCCGTCGCCTGCAGCGTCGCCTCCCTCTGCTACGTCCTCGCCAAGGCCGTCGCCGTGttcggcgtcgccggcgccgccaccgggcTCGGCTTGCAGGGGAAGGGCCAtctcgtcgccgtcgaggccATGTTCCTCATgtcgctcgcgctcgccgccgcgcacctCGCCATGGCCTACCGCGCCAGCtgccgcgagcgccgccgcctgctcgtcTACAGAATCGACGTCGAAGCT GTGAGACTAAAGGGAGGTCAAACACCCAAGGCGCTGAAGCAATGCATGGTCTGA
- the LOC117838371 gene encoding uncharacterized protein has translation MASSQANIEKMHLRQSYRNVWHTDIMSTMQADFPYCCLALWCGPCVSYMLRKRALYNDMSRYVCCAGYMPCSGRCGESRCPEFCLATEVFLCFGNSVASTRFLLQDEFNIQTTQCDNCIIGFMVCLQQVACIFSIVAAIVGSEELSEASQILNCLSDLVYWTVCACMQTQHKIEMDKRDGKFGPQPMAVPPVQQMSRIDPPPVGYAPQPAGYAPQPAYGQPHGGYPPAPGQGYPPAGYPQGGAYPPAQGYPQGGAYPPPAQGYPQGGAYPPPGYPPQGSYPPPQGSYPPQGYPSK, from the exons atggcgtcgtCGCAGGCCAACATCGAGAAGATGCATCTCCGCCAGAGCTACCGCAACGTCTGGCACACCGACATCATGAGCACCATGCAGGCCGACTTCCCCT ACTGCTGCCTCGCGCTGTGGTG TGGACCATGCGTGTCATACATGCTTCGCAAAAGGGCTCTCTATAATGACATGTCAAG ATATGTCTGTTGTGCTGGCTACATGCCATGCAGTGGAAGGTGTGGCGAAAGTCGGTGCCCAGAGTTCTGTCTTGCAACTGAG gtgttTCTTTGCTTTGGCAATTCAGTTGCGTCAACCCGCTTCTTGCTGCAAGATGAATTCAACATACAGACAACTCAGTGCGATAACTGCATCATT GGCTTCATGGTCTGCCTTCAACAAGTTGCTTGCATCTTCTCTATAGTTGCAGCTATTGTTGGGAGCGAGGAACTTTCAGAGGCCTCCCAGATCCTTAACTGCCTGTCTGATTTGGTCTACTGGAC GGTTTGCGCCTGTATGCAG acACAGCACAAAATTGAAATGGACAAGAGGGATGGGAAGTTTGGTCCGCAGCCCATGGCAGTGCCTCCGGTGCAACAAATGTCACGCATCGATCCGCCTCCTGTCGGGTACGCACCACAACCGGCCGGATACGCACCACAACCAGCCTATGGGCAGCCTCATGGTGGCTATCCACCTGCTCCTGGTCAAGGTTATCCGCCAGCTGGTTACCCTCAGGGTGGTGCATACCCTCCTGCTCAAGGTTACCCCCAGGGCGGTGCATACCCTCCACCTGCTCAAGGCTATCCCCAGGGTGGTGCGTACCCACCACCTGGTTACCCACCACAAGGTTCCTACCCCCCGCCGCAAGGTTCTTACCCCCCACAGGGTTATCCTTCCAAGTAA
- the LOC117838370 gene encoding homeobox protein knotted-1-like 3, whose translation MQGGGGGDQGGGMDMAVGFGGGAECSSSSATAAAAAAAAAAAAAAEAEERQLLKGEIAVHPLCEQLVAAHVGCLRVATPIDHLPLIDAQLAQSSGLLHSYAAHHRPFLSPHDKHDLDSFLAQYLMLLCSFREQLQQHVRVHAVEAVMACREIEQSLQDLTGATLEEGSGATMSEDEDEPPMLEGPLDMGSDGHDVMGFGPLLPTDSERSLMERVRQELKIELKQGFKSRIEDVREEILRKRRAGKLPGDTTSILKQWWQQHSKWPYPTEDDKAKLVEETGLQLKQINNWFINQRKRNWHNNSQTSTLKSKRKR comes from the exons atgcagggcggcggcggtggtgatcAAGGAGGAGGGATGGACATGGCCGTggggttcggcggcggcgccgagtgCTCGTCGTcttcggcgacggcggctgcggcggctgcagcggcggcggcggccgcggcggcggaggcggaggagcggcaGCTGCTCAAGGGGGAGATCGCGGTGCACCCGCTGTGCGAGCAGCTGGTGGCGGCGCACGTCGGGTGCCTCCGCGTGGCGACACCCATCGACCACCTCCCCCTCATCGACGCGCAGCTGGCGCAGTCGAGCGGCCTCCTCCACTCCTACGCCGCCCACCACCGACCCTTCCTCTCCCCGCACGACAAGCACGACCTCGACTCCTTCCTC GCGCAGTACCTGATGCTGCTTTGCTCGTTCCgcgagcagctgcagcagcacgtCCGGGTGCACGCCGTGGAGGCCGTCATGGCGTGCCGCGAGATCGAGCAGTCCCTGCAGGACCTCACCG gcgCGACGCTGGAGGAAGGGTCAGGGGCGACCATgtcggaggacgaggacgagccgccgatgctGGAGGGCCCCCTGGACATGGGCTCGGACGGGCACGACGTGATGGGCTTCGGCccgctcctccccaccgacTCGGAGCGCTCCCTCATGGAGAGGGTCAGGCAGGAGCTCAAGATCGAGCTCAAGCAG GGTTTCAAGTCAAGAATAGAGGATGTGAGGGAAGAGATCCTCAGGAAAAGGAGGGCCGGGAAGCTGCCTGGGGACACCACCAGCATCCTCAAGCAATGGTGGCAGCAGCACTCCAAGTGGCCATACCCCACG GAAGACGATAAGGCGAAGCTTGTTGAAGAGACTGGCCTGCAGCTGAAACAAATCAACAACTGGTTCATCAACCAGAGGAAGAGGAATTGGCACAACAACTCCCAGACGTCAACCCTCAAATCAAAGCGTAAAAG GTGA
- the LOC117840037 gene encoding protein FIZZY-RELATED 2, with translation MDHHHHHHLTPPPSPMENTATGASSKPPTPASTPNSRLASGAPSSRPSATPSHASTAASAPTPASRTVYSDRFIPSRTGSNLALFDLAPSPSSSHDAAASGPTASSGSAPPTSPYCALLRAALFGPDTPDRVASSATACSSSSSAGASAVGTPATGNIFRFKAEVPRNAKRALFSGEDEEDALFPGIFTRRGAGPRKIPRSPYKVLDAPALQDDFYLNLVDWSSHNVLAVGLGNCVYLWNACSSKVTKLCDLGLDDNVCSVGWAQRGTHLAVGTNQGKVQIWDATRCKRIRTMESHRMRVGALAWSSSLLSSGSRDKSILHHDIRAQEDYVSKLTGHKSEVCGLKWSYDNRQLASGGNDNRLFVWNPHSVQPVLKYTEHTAAVKAIAWSPHLHGLLASGGGTADRCIRFWNTTTNTHLSCVDTGSQVCNLVWSKNVNELVSTHGYSQNQIIVWRYPTMSKLATLTGHTYRVLYLAISPDGQTIVTGAGDETLRFWNVFPSPKSQSSDSLSCIGGTSFVRSYIR, from the exons atggaccaccaccaccaccaccacctcacgccgccgccgtcaccgatGGAGAACACGGCGACGGGGGCGTCCTCCaagccgccgacgccggcgtccACGCCCAACTCGCGGCTCGCCTCGGGGGCGCCCTCCTCCCGGCCCTCCGCCACGCCATCGCACGCCTCCACGGCCGCATCCGCGCCCACGCCGGCCTCCCGGACCGTCTACAGCGACCGCTTCATCCCCAGCCGCACCGGATCCAACCTCGCGCTCTTCGACCTAGccccctcgccgtcgtcctcccaCGACGCCGCGGCAAGTGGAcccaccgcctcctccggaTCTGCGCCCCCCACGTCGCCGTACTGcgcgctcctccgcgccgcgctcTTCGGGCCCGACACGCCCGACCGGGTCGCGTCCTCGGCCAccgcgtgctcctcctcctcctccgcggggGCGTCGGCGGTGGGCACCCCTGCGACGGGGAACATCTTCAGATTCAAGGCGGAGGTGCCCCGGAACGCCAAAAGGGCGCTATTTTccggcgaggacgaggaggacgcgcTGTTCCCCGGCATTTTCACGAGGAGGGGCGCCGGGCCGAGGAAGATCCCTAGGTCACCCTACAAG GTGCTGGATGCGCCCGCATTGCAGGATGACTTCTACCTCAACCTCGTTGATTGGTCTTCACATAACGTCCTTGCTGTCGGGTTGGGCAATTGTGTTTACTTGTGGAATGCATGCAGCAGCAAG GTCACCAAGCTATGTGATTTGGGGTTGGATGACAATGTTTGTTCTGTGGGGTGGGCGCAGCGTGGCACCCACCTAGCTGTAGGGACAAATCAAGGAAAAGTTCAG ATATGGGATGCAACCCGCTGTAAAAGAATAAGAACGATGGAAAGCCATCGCATGCGTGTAGGTGCTCTTGCGTGGAGTTCCTCATTGCTTTCTTCTGGAAGTCGCGACAAGAGCATCCTCCACCATGATATCCGTGCTCAAGAAGATTACGTTAGCAAGCTTACCGGGCATAAATCTGAG GTTTGTGGGCTCAAGTGGTCTTACGACAATCGCCAGCTTGCATCTGGTGGCAATGACAACAGA CTTTTTGTTTGGAATCCACATTCAGTACAACCTGTACTGAAGTATACTGAGCACACGGCAGCTGTCAAAGCTATTGCCTGGTCACCCCATCTCCATGGTCTGCTTGCATCTGGTGGAGGAACCGCAGATAGATGCATACGATTTTGGAATACGACCACAAATACACACTTGAGCTGTGTGGACACTGGCAGTCAG GTCTGCAATCTCGTGTGGTCGAAGAACGTAAATGAGCTTGTTAGCACCCATGGATACTCTCAGAACCAAATAATTGTTTGGAGATATCCAACAATGTCTAAG CTTGCCACTTTGACAGGCCATACATACAGAGTATTGTATTTAGCTATTTCCCCTGATGGACAG ACCATAGTTACTGGTGCTGGGGATGAAACACTCCGGTTTTGGAACGTGTTCCCCTCTCCAAAGTCCCAG AGTTCTGACAGTTTAAGTTGCATAGGAGGAACATCATTTGTTAGAAGCTACATCCGGTGA
- the LOC117838914 gene encoding phragmoplastin interacting protein 1: protein MAAEEHAPCTKPRPDKAKKRKKPKKDKWGQPLSAAAAEEDPSVEPEQEPPAVGAEESAAAAGAEESEAAAAAAAAEGYEPGKVVASGMPYTTTEVDIRKLFEFYGPLRSVQLSRFPDSGNFRGLAFVCFESDEDAVKSIELDGFKIGNRYMRVERCRVTASSNKKRKSEFQTDPEKSVGCLSAYVGNLSWNVTEKDLRAFFKSSKIASMRFAIDKRTGGSRGFCHVDFEDDESLEKAVAMNQSELQGRPVKVAYSVSNRG from the exons atggcggcggaggagcatgCTCCTTGTACCAAGCCCCGCCCCGATAAGGCTAAGAAGCGGAAGAAGCCCAAGAAGGACAAGTGGGGCCAgcctctctccgccgccgcggccgaggaaGATCCGTCGGTGGAGCCGGAGCAAGAGCCACCGGCGGTAGGCGCGgaggagtcggcggcggcggcaggcgcggaggagtcggaggcggcggcggcggcggcggcagcggagggctATGAGCCCGGCAAGGTGGTGGCGAGCGGCATGCCCTACACGACCACCGAGGTGGACATCCGGAAGCTGTTCGAGTTCTACGGCCCCCTCCGGTCGGTGCAGCTCTCTCGCTTCCCGGATTCCGGCAACTTCCGCGGCCTCGCCTTCGTCTGCTTCGAG TCAGACGAAGATGCAGTGAAGTCTATTGAGCTTGATGGATTCAAAAT TGGTAACAGATATATGAGGGTTGAAAGATGCAGGGTTACTGCTAGCTCAAATAAGAAAAGGAAGTCAGAGTTCCAAACTGACCCTGAGAAGTCTGTGGGCTGCCTGTCCGCATATGTTGGCAATCTTTCATGGAATGTTACAGAAAAGGACTTGCGAGCTTTCTTCAAGTCATCGAAGATTGCGTCGATGCGATTTGCCATTGATAAAAGAACCGGCGGTTCCCGTGGCTTCTGCCAtgttgattttgaagatgatgAGTCGCTTGAGAAAGCTGTAGCAATGAATCAGTCTGAACTGCAAGGCAGACCTGTGAAAGTTGCATATTCAGTCAGTAACAGGGGCTGA